In Streptomyces sp. DG2A-72, one genomic interval encodes:
- a CDS encoding alpha/beta hydrolase produces the protein MHIRRASRPTSRSPKPKPKPKPKPRLQHPARPGTPGTTTTAAALLTAITLLASACSSGGATTSAGTAAEAALAALPQATPAALSPFYEQRPGWRSCGVPGFECATIKAPLDYDRPDAGDIRLAVARKKAAGPGKRLGSLLVNPGGPGGSAVGYVQAYAGVGYPAEVRARYDMVAVDPRGVARSEPVECLDGREMDTYTRTDTTPDDERETTQLVDAYKKFAEGCGSDSPELLRHVSTAEAARDMDIVRAALGDRRLNFVGASYGTFLGATYAGLFPDRAGRMVLDGAMDPSLPARRLNLDQTAGFETAFQSFAKDCVQQPDCPLGGKGTAPAKVGDNLKAFFTKLDAQPIPTGDADGRTLTESLATTGVIAAMYDEGAWAQLREALTLAMKEKDGAGLLALSDSYYERDADGRYTNLMFANAAVNCLDLPAAFDTPEEVQKDLPTFEKASPVFGEGLAWATLPCAYWPVAPTGVPRRIEAKGAAPIIVVGTTRDPATPYRWARALAGQLSSARLLTYEGDGHTAYGRGSDCIDSTINAYLLRGTPPTKGKRCS, from the coding sequence ATGCACATCAGGCGCGCATCCCGACCGACCAGCCGGAGCCCGAAGCCGAAGCCGAAGCCGAAGCCGAAGCCCAGGCTCCAGCACCCCGCCCGCCCCGGCACTCCCGGTACTACAACCACCGCTGCTGCACTCCTCACGGCCATCACCCTGCTCGCCTCCGCCTGCTCCTCCGGAGGTGCGACGACGTCGGCCGGTACGGCGGCCGAGGCGGCGCTGGCCGCGCTGCCTCAGGCGACGCCGGCGGCGCTCTCGCCGTTCTACGAGCAGAGACCGGGCTGGCGCAGCTGCGGGGTCCCCGGGTTCGAGTGCGCCACGATCAAGGCGCCGCTCGACTACGACCGGCCCGACGCCGGCGACATCCGGCTCGCCGTCGCCCGCAAGAAGGCCGCGGGCCCGGGCAAGCGTCTGGGATCGCTGCTGGTGAACCCGGGCGGGCCGGGCGGCTCGGCGGTCGGCTACGTGCAGGCGTACGCCGGTGTCGGCTACCCGGCGGAGGTCCGCGCGCGCTACGACATGGTGGCCGTGGACCCGCGCGGGGTCGCCCGCAGTGAGCCCGTCGAATGCCTCGACGGGCGGGAGATGGACACGTACACCCGGACGGACACCACGCCCGACGACGAGCGGGAGACGACCCAACTCGTCGACGCGTACAAGAAGTTCGCGGAGGGCTGCGGCAGCGACTCGCCCGAGCTGCTGCGCCATGTCTCGACTGCCGAGGCGGCGCGGGACATGGACATCGTGCGGGCGGCGCTGGGGGACCGGAGGCTGAACTTCGTGGGGGCGTCGTACGGGACGTTCCTCGGGGCGACGTACGCGGGTCTGTTCCCCGACCGGGCCGGGCGGATGGTGCTGGACGGCGCGATGGACCCGTCGCTGCCCGCCCGCCGACTGAACCTCGACCAGACCGCGGGCTTCGAGACGGCGTTCCAGTCCTTCGCGAAGGACTGCGTGCAGCAGCCGGACTGTCCGCTCGGCGGCAAGGGCACGGCGCCGGCGAAGGTCGGCGACAACCTGAAGGCGTTCTTCACGAAGCTCGACGCACAGCCCATCCCCACCGGCGACGCGGACGGCCGCACGCTCACCGAGTCCCTCGCCACCACCGGCGTGATCGCGGCGATGTACGACGAGGGAGCGTGGGCGCAGCTGCGCGAGGCGCTGACTCTGGCGATGAAGGAGAAGGACGGCGCGGGCCTGCTCGCCCTCTCCGACAGCTACTACGAGCGTGACGCCGACGGCCGCTACACCAACCTGATGTTCGCCAACGCCGCCGTGAACTGCCTCGACCTCCCGGCCGCCTTCGACACCCCCGAGGAGGTGCAGAAGGACCTCCCCACCTTCGAGAAGGCCTCCCCGGTCTTCGGCGAGGGCCTCGCCTGGGCCACCCTGCCCTGCGCGTACTGGCCAGTGGCGCCCACGGGCGTACCGCGCCGCATCGAGGCCAAGGGCGCCGCCCCGATCATCGTGGTCGGCACCACCCGCGACCCCGCGACGCCCTACCGCTGGGCCCGCGCCCTGGCCGGCCAGCTCTCCTCCGCCCGCCTCCTCACCTACGAAGGCGACGGCCACACCGCTTACGGCCGCGGCAGCGACTGCATCGACTCCACGATCAACGCCTACCTGCTCCGCGGCACCCCTCCCACGAAGGGAAAACGCTGCTCATAG
- a CDS encoding universal stress protein codes for MTAVAVEAHLPHYGETVGEVTEELEIEERACHRWLAAAEPYVTEHSVTFKGGTRAGHAAQELVRAAEQHRADLIMVGHSGHSWV; via the coding sequence CTGACCGCGGTGGCCGTGGAGGCGCATCTGCCGCACTACGGCGAGACGGTCGGCGAGGTGACCGAGGAACTGGAGATCGAGGAACGGGCCTGCCACCGCTGGCTGGCTGCCGCCGAGCCATACGTCACCGAGCACAGCGTCACTTTCAAGGGCGGGACACGGGCCGGGCACGCGGCTCAGGAACTGGTGCGTGCAGCCGAACAACACCGGGCGGACCTGATCATGGTCGGCCACAGCGGACACTCCTGGGTATAG
- a CDS encoding transposase, whose amino-acid sequence MGTYGRQILAGRQAEELLRSLLHLAAKHTHTAPGHPAISAARYCFQAHCADHAHLSELATLAETVAQWWDGIEAYVLTGITNAAGEGNNRVIKLDARCAFGYRNRANQRLRSLCATTRRSRREGVPD is encoded by the coding sequence ATGGGTACCTACGGGCGGCAGATCCTGGCCGGCCGGCAAGCCGAGGAACTCCTGCGCAGCCTGCTCCACCTGGCCGCCAAGCACACCCACACCGCTCCCGGCCACCCCGCGATCTCCGCCGCCCGCTACTGCTTCCAGGCCCACTGCGCCGACCACGCCCACCTGTCGGAACTGGCCACCCTCGCCGAGACCGTCGCCCAGTGGTGGGACGGCATCGAGGCGTACGTCCTGACCGGGATCACGAACGCCGCCGGCGAGGGCAACAACCGCGTCATCAAGCTCGACGCGCGATGCGCCTTCGGCTACCGCAACCGCGCCAACCAGCGCCTACGGTCACTCTGCGCGACCACGAGACGCTCCCGACGCGAAGGGGTCCCCGACTGA
- a CDS encoding LamG-like jellyroll fold domain-containing protein, whose protein sequence is MAGTQQLQVRAQDSAQRWGAKTIVKFNVAEGQTAIGRWHFDDAAPGSGVTTAADTATEGTRHPATLYTQGAGWSSLARRGDGDRSLWLNDTSDTTRQSGYAASATPVVNTQSSFTVSAWAYLSDGSDFRTVVSETGSDGSGFALYYSPGIQRWVFLWNWYENGVRKYLGANADAAGVPLKAWTHLTGVYNSVDRTISLYVNGRLQGSPVALPSTSDATVTDGTLQFGRASFTPGSYVNYWRGRVDEVAVWQRVLTDDEVATEDQLLDANGATGVELMGAWNPDGAGGTTLTDSTSGYGRTLTLAGGASLDGRALVLNGTDGAATAPGPVLDDTASFTATTLVDVDRDALLSKPVGYTAQVIGQRGADGSSWGFWYQLTGTDLDPDTDTTVPVGKWYFGRLNTDGGFDGVVSDEAAVLGSPVRMTGTYDAPSGTIHFYLGPDENGADATHPYTAVAGAGDFAAGEGYVGGAWGHYLPGKITDIRLWTGAMADQQQIIDTVGD, encoded by the coding sequence TTGGCGGGCACCCAGCAACTGCAGGTGCGGGCGCAGGACAGTGCCCAACGCTGGGGCGCGAAGACGATCGTGAAGTTCAATGTCGCCGAGGGGCAGACGGCGATCGGCCGCTGGCACTTCGACGACGCGGCACCGGGCTCCGGCGTGACCACGGCCGCGGACACGGCGACCGAGGGCACACGTCACCCGGCGACCCTCTACACCCAAGGCGCGGGCTGGTCGTCGCTGGCACGCCGGGGTGACGGGGACCGTTCGCTGTGGCTGAACGACACCTCCGACACCACCCGCCAGTCCGGGTATGCGGCCTCAGCCACTCCGGTGGTCAACACCCAGTCGTCGTTCACTGTTTCGGCATGGGCCTACCTTTCGGACGGATCCGACTTCCGCACGGTGGTGTCGGAGACGGGCAGCGACGGCTCCGGGTTCGCCCTGTACTACTCGCCGGGCATCCAGCGCTGGGTGTTCCTGTGGAACTGGTACGAGAACGGAGTACGCAAGTACCTGGGCGCGAACGCCGACGCGGCCGGGGTGCCGCTGAAGGCGTGGACGCACCTGACCGGCGTCTACAACTCCGTGGACCGCACCATCTCCCTGTACGTCAACGGTCGTTTGCAGGGCTCGCCGGTGGCGCTGCCCAGCACGTCGGACGCCACAGTCACCGACGGCACCCTGCAGTTCGGCCGGGCCAGCTTCACCCCGGGCAGTTACGTGAACTACTGGCGGGGACGGGTCGACGAGGTAGCTGTCTGGCAGCGCGTCCTGACGGACGACGAGGTCGCCACTGAGGACCAGTTGCTCGACGCCAATGGCGCGACGGGCGTGGAGCTGATGGGCGCCTGGAACCCGGACGGCGCCGGCGGCACCACGCTGACGGACTCCACCTCCGGCTACGGCCGCACGCTCACCCTGGCCGGCGGTGCCTCGCTCGACGGCCGGGCCCTCGTCCTGAACGGAACGGACGGCGCCGCCACCGCGCCCGGACCGGTGCTCGACGACACGGCCTCGTTCACCGCCACCACGCTGGTGGACGTGGACAGGGACGCCCTGTTGTCCAAGCCGGTCGGATACACCGCCCAGGTCATCGGCCAGCGCGGTGCGGACGGCTCCTCCTGGGGTTTCTGGTACCAGTTGACCGGCACCGACCTCGACCCGGACACCGACACCACCGTCCCGGTCGGCAAGTGGTACTTCGGCCGGCTGAACACGGACGGCGGTTTCGACGGAGTGGTCTCCGACGAGGCCGCAGTGCTCGGCAGCCCCGTACGGATGACCGGAACCTACGACGCCCCCTCCGGCACGATCCACTTCTACCTCGGCCCCGACGAGAACGGCGCGGATGCCACCCATCCCTACACGGCTGTGGCGGGGGCCGGTGACTTCGCGGCCGGTGAGGGATACGTCGGCGGAGCGTGGGGCCACTACCTGCCCGGAAAGATCACCGACATCAGGCTCTGGACCGGTGCCATGGCCGACCAGCAACAAATCATCGACACCGTCGGGGACTGA